One segment of Vibrio mimicus DNA contains the following:
- the ribD gene encoding bifunctional diaminohydroxyphosphoribosylaminopyrimidine deaminase/5-amino-6-(5-phosphoribosylamino)uracil reductase RibD, which yields MPMFTSFDHQMMSRAIELAWRGRFTTSPNPNVGCVITRGEQIVGEGFHFRAGEPHAEVHAMRQAGELTHGATAYVTLEPCSHYGRTPPCAEGLIKAGVAKVICAMQDPNPQVAGRGVQMLRDAGIEVEVGLLEADARALNRGFLKRMETGMPYVQLKMAASLDGQTALANGKSQWITSPAARKDVQRFRAQASAILSTSQTVLADNASLAVRWHDLPQSVQAQYAETDLRQPLRVILDRQHQLHPELALYQTPSPVLRVASENADLCISAENGKLDLRELLAQLAQQHNVNQVWVEAGSQLAQSLIEQKLVDEIILYLAPKLMGSDGRGLFGALGLTEMAEAIELKIEDCRMVGADLRIIATPKSKD from the coding sequence ATGCCTATGTTTACCTCTTTTGATCATCAAATGATGTCCCGCGCGATTGAATTAGCGTGGCGTGGACGTTTTACTACTTCCCCCAATCCTAATGTTGGCTGCGTGATTACGCGCGGCGAGCAAATTGTGGGCGAAGGTTTCCATTTTCGAGCAGGCGAGCCACATGCCGAAGTGCATGCTATGCGTCAAGCTGGCGAGTTGACTCACGGTGCTACTGCTTATGTCACTTTAGAGCCTTGTTCTCACTATGGACGCACTCCACCGTGTGCCGAAGGCCTTATCAAAGCCGGAGTGGCGAAAGTCATTTGCGCGATGCAAGATCCTAATCCGCAAGTGGCTGGTCGTGGCGTGCAAATGTTGCGTGATGCAGGTATAGAGGTTGAGGTGGGTTTGCTGGAAGCGGATGCACGAGCGCTGAATCGCGGTTTCCTGAAACGTATGGAAACCGGCATGCCTTATGTGCAGCTTAAAATGGCGGCCAGTCTCGATGGCCAAACCGCGCTCGCGAACGGTAAAAGTCAGTGGATCACTTCTCCCGCTGCGCGTAAAGATGTTCAGCGTTTTCGTGCTCAAGCCAGCGCGATTCTTTCCACCAGTCAAACGGTGCTTGCGGATAATGCTTCACTGGCGGTACGTTGGCACGATCTACCGCAATCGGTACAAGCGCAATACGCTGAAACAGATTTGCGCCAACCTCTTCGCGTCATTTTGGATCGTCAACACCAGTTGCATCCAGAGTTAGCGTTATACCAAACACCTTCACCCGTGCTGCGAGTTGCCAGCGAGAATGCCGATCTCTGTATTTCTGCTGAGAACGGAAAGCTTGATTTGCGTGAGCTTTTGGCACAACTGGCTCAGCAACACAATGTGAATCAAGTGTGGGTGGAAGCGGGTAGCCAACTGGCTCAATCATTGATTGAGCAAAAGTTGGTGGATGAAATTATTCTCTATTTAGCGCCGAAATTGATGGGCAGCGATGGCCGTGGTTTATTTGGCGCGCTCGGTTTGACAGAGATGGCTGAGGCCATTGAACTCAAAATTGAAGATTGTCGAATGGTGGGGGCGGATCTGCGGATCATTGCCACCCCAAAATCAAAAGATTAA